Proteins co-encoded in one Bacteroidota bacterium genomic window:
- a CDS encoding methionyl-tRNA formyltransferase, translated as MDEKLRIVFFGTPEFAVASLDMLMKNNYDVVGIVTAADKPAGRGLELKFSAVKEYAMSKNISVLQPENLKSEEFLSQMKELNPNLGIVVAFRKLPKKVWSFPSLGTFNLHASLLPHYRGAAPINWAIINGEKESGVTTFFLDDEIDTGKIILRAKENIREEDNAGDLYERLMKDGADLMLKTVRAIESGNYTPEDQLTYLKPSEKPKLAPKIFKEDCKINWKKKAEDVYDFIRGLSPYPTAWTEVKKENEILSLKIFSASKEIVNHQNELGSIQTDGKLFVKIAVKEGFINLLELQLAGRKKMNIEEFLRGFNFNEWKIIL; from the coding sequence ATGGATGAAAAACTACGCATAGTTTTTTTCGGCACTCCTGAATTTGCAGTCGCTTCTTTAGATATGCTGATGAAAAATAATTATGACGTTGTTGGAATTGTCACCGCTGCTGATAAACCTGCGGGAAGAGGGCTTGAGTTAAAGTTTTCAGCAGTGAAAGAGTACGCGATGAGTAAAAACATCAGTGTGCTCCAGCCAGAAAATTTAAAGAGCGAAGAATTTCTCAGTCAGATGAAAGAACTGAATCCCAATCTTGGCATTGTTGTCGCGTTTCGGAAACTTCCGAAAAAAGTTTGGTCATTCCCTTCACTTGGAACATTTAATCTTCATGCCTCGCTTCTTCCACATTACCGCGGAGCCGCACCTATCAACTGGGCAATCATCAATGGGGAAAAAGAAAGCGGTGTCACTACTTTTTTTCTTGATGACGAAATTGATACTGGAAAAATAATTCTTCGCGCTAAAGAAAATATCCGGGAAGAAGACAACGCGGGAGATTTATACGAACGCTTAATGAAAGACGGTGCGGATCTGATGCTCAAAACTGTTCGGGCTATAGAATCAGGAAATTATACTCCTGAAGACCAGTTAACTTATCTGAAGCCCAGTGAAAAACCAAAACTTGCCCCGAAGATTTTTAAAGAGGATTGCAAAATAAACTGGAAGAAAAAAGCGGAAGATGTTTATGATTTTATCCGCGGATTAAGCCCGTACCCTACAGCATGGACTGAAGTCAAAAAAGAAAATGAAATTTTATCTTTAAAAATATTCAGCGCTTCAAAAGAAATAGTCAATCATCAGAATGAACTGGGCTCAATACAAACGGATGGAAAATTGTTTGTTAAGATTGCCGTGAAAGAAGGATTTATTAATCTTTTGGAGTTGCAATTAGCAGGAAGAAAAAAAATGAACATTGAAGAATTTCTAAGAGGTTTTAATTTTAATGAATGGAAAATAATTCTATAG
- a CDS encoding outer membrane beta-barrel protein has translation MKTKLTIITLLLAASAFTKAQEIPTAPTKPADEKKQKDRIIGIGLKSSNLLNDLLQSQYEYVMPAGNRIVVTINAHPNFRIQPEVGYFQTKSYNKYLKEDLVNKSFAYGAGMYGMWQKEKTNLYAGLKYIASKNSDEGVQQTTTYNPNPPYNTITTYNKTTATFTNSAVGLVLGGEYFLSGHFSVGTEVGLLRTKSNADYPSGSYYQEEDYASTSITTETNLLVRFYF, from the coding sequence ATGAAAACAAAACTCACAATCATTACACTGTTGCTTGCAGCAAGTGCATTTACAAAAGCACAGGAAATTCCTACAGCGCCCACTAAACCTGCTGATGAGAAAAAACAGAAGGATAGAATCATAGGCATAGGGCTGAAATCATCCAACCTGTTGAATGATTTATTACAAAGCCAATACGAATATGTTATGCCTGCCGGCAACAGGATAGTGGTAACCATTAACGCCCATCCGAATTTCAGAATACAACCTGAAGTTGGTTATTTTCAAACGAAAAGTTACAATAAATATTTGAAAGAAGATTTAGTCAACAAAAGTTTTGCCTACGGAGCGGGCATGTATGGAATGTGGCAAAAAGAAAAAACCAATTTATATGCGGGATTAAAATACATAGCATCTAAAAACAGTGATGAGGGTGTGCAACAAACCACAACCTATAATCCCAACCCTCCTTATAATACTATAACTACATATAATAAAACTACCGCAACCTTTACTAACAGCGCGGTGGGGCTTGTGCTGGGCGGAGAATATTTTTTAAGCGGGCATTTCAGCGTTGGCACCGAAGTGGGATTACTGCGCACAAAATCCAATGCGGATTATCCGTCTGGTTCTTATTACCAAGAGGAGGATTATGCCTCCACTTCTATCACGACTGAAACCAACTTGCTCGTGAGATTTTATTTCTAA
- a CDS encoding acyl-CoA desaturase, producing the protein MENNTIKFGRPLHTPFYKEVKEKTDNYFISKGYGKKANRAMILKMVIIAFLFFGSYAALLSNRFSEQTLLLLALLFGLSQALIAFNISHDASHNALFSNSKLNKLFSYSFNLIGVNRYIWDIKHNVSHHSFTNVPGYDMDIEQIKIARLVNHVKLKWFYRYQHIYVPLLYPVTSLYMIFIKDFQLFATKKFGNNNFYNHPKKEYLILFVSKLVYFTYALVIPLVFINLVCWKILIGFFLMHFVLGVFLAIIFFPVHALDDSPFPEPDNGIIDNSWAVHQVEVTTNFGVNNKILFWLSGGLNTHIAHHLFSSVCHIHYFDLTQIIRATALKHNIRFRENTIFQALSSHINLLKIMGRTEKLAGKI; encoded by the coding sequence ATGGAAAATAATACAATCAAATTTGGCAGACCATTACATACTCCTTTTTACAAAGAGGTTAAAGAAAAAACTGATAACTATTTTATTTCAAAAGGATATGGAAAAAAGGCGAATAGAGCCATGATTCTTAAAATGGTAATTATTGCTTTTTTATTCTTTGGTTCCTATGCCGCTTTATTAAGTAACAGGTTTAGTGAACAAACCCTGCTGCTGCTTGCGTTATTATTCGGACTTTCACAAGCATTAATTGCCTTTAATATTTCTCATGATGCTTCGCACAATGCTCTGTTTAGTAATTCAAAACTGAATAAACTATTTTCATATTCTTTCAATTTAATAGGCGTGAACAGGTATATTTGGGATATAAAGCATAACGTTTCTCACCATTCTTTTACCAACGTTCCTGGTTATGATATGGATATTGAACAAATAAAAATTGCAAGATTGGTGAACCATGTTAAACTAAAATGGTTTTATCGCTATCAGCATATCTATGTGCCGCTGCTCTATCCGGTCACAAGTTTATACATGATTTTCATAAAAGATTTTCAACTGTTCGCCACAAAAAAATTCGGAAATAATAATTTTTATAATCATCCCAAAAAAGAATATCTGATTTTATTTGTTTCTAAACTGGTTTACTTTACGTATGCTTTGGTCATTCCATTAGTTTTTATAAATCTTGTCTGCTGGAAAATATTAATCGGCTTTTTTTTAATGCACTTTGTTTTGGGCGTGTTTCTTGCCATCATCTTTTTTCCTGTTCATGCGTTAGATGACAGTCCATTTCCTGAACCAGATAATGGCATAATAGATAATAGCTGGGCAGTGCATCAGGTAGAAGTGACTACCAACTTTGGCGTTAATAACAAGATATTATTTTGGTTAAGCGGAGGGCTTAACACTCATATCGCTCATCACCTTTTTTCTTCCGTTTGCCATATTCATTATTTTGATCTTACTCAAATAATACGGGCAACTGCTTTAAAACATAATATCAGGTTTAGAGAAAATACAATTTTTCAGGCATTATCTTCTCATATAAATCTTTTAAAGATTATGGGAAGAACTGAAAAATTAGCAGGCAAAATATAA
- a CDS encoding SRPBCC family protein, with the protein MKIVKGILIALVVLAAIVSIVGFLSPKHVHVERSLTISAPAEIIHEQINNLKNWEKWSPWQKMDPAMKTEYSGSEAGAGASSKWTSENKNVGSGDMTITSSTPDSITTAINFMENGTATGKFIFAKSDSGIKVTWSMESDMGMNPIGRIFGLFMDKMMGPDFEKGLAGIKEVAEAIPTGPKKYRGFEVMEMDSPEMVYIGKKDSLGWAQISEFYQKNLPAIFEAVGKAKLEPAASPSGLYFSWDTVNKIAVMAAAIPVKGDSKTKVKGFETFILPAGKMLHIAYMGGYNGIGTAHMAMDDYMHEKGFMQLTPIAEEYVTDPGKEPDSTKWLTNVYYPVK; encoded by the coding sequence ATGAAAATCGTTAAAGGAATATTAATTGCGCTGGTAGTTCTGGCAGCAATAGTTTCAATTGTCGGATTTCTTTCACCCAAACACGTGCATGTTGAGCGTTCGCTCACTATCAGTGCACCGGCAGAAATCATTCACGAGCAGATTAACAATCTTAAAAACTGGGAAAAGTGGTCGCCCTGGCAAAAGATGGACCCTGCCATGAAAACAGAATATAGCGGGAGCGAAGCAGGTGCGGGCGCCTCTTCAAAATGGACAAGCGAAAATAAAAATGTAGGAAGCGGAGATATGACGATTACTTCCAGCACACCGGATTCTATTACTACTGCAATAAACTTTATGGAAAACGGAACCGCTACGGGAAAATTTATTTTTGCAAAATCAGACAGTGGAATAAAAGTTACATGGAGCATGGAAAGCGATATGGGAATGAATCCTATCGGAAGAATCTTTGGTTTGTTCATGGACAAAATGATGGGACCTGATTTTGAAAAGGGATTAGCGGGCATTAAAGAAGTAGCAGAAGCAATTCCAACAGGACCAAAAAAATACCGCGGCTTTGAAGTAATGGAAATGGATTCGCCCGAAATGGTTTACATCGGAAAAAAAGATTCTTTGGGCTGGGCTCAGATTTCGGAGTTCTACCAGAAAAATCTTCCCGCTATTTTTGAAGCGGTTGGAAAAGCAAAACTTGAACCAGCGGCTTCTCCTTCAGGATTATATTTCAGCTGGGACACGGTGAACAAAATCGCTGTAATGGCTGCCGCCATTCCCGTGAAAGGAGATTCAAAAACAAAAGTGAAAGGGTTTGAAACATTTATTCTTCCCGCAGGAAAAATGCTTCACATCGCCTACATGGGCGGCTACAACGGAATTGGCACAGCGCACATGGCAATGGATGACTACATGCATGAAAAAGGATTCATGCAACTCACGCCCATTGCTGAAGAATATGTTACTGACCCGGGCAAAGAACCCGATTCAACCAAGTGGCTGACGAATGTGTATTACCCTGTGAAGTAA
- a CDS encoding class I SAM-dependent methyltransferase, with translation MADQKHLDAHYTRMDKIFRLSLGDKGAYSCARFDGDFSMTTEAAQLKKYQFIIDGCNIKNGSKVLDMGCGWGNFVDYLGGMGVDAYGVVLAKGQADACIKNGLKVKHMNSKDITPETFGKFDAITAMGSPEHLCSVEEYAAGEQEKIYKKYFKQVASLLPVGGRFYCQSMVFGPNMVKFEDIPFDKTDLSKKEFTNEEYMDIICRVFPGSWLPYGKEGLINPATEEHFKLISVDSGRFDYIETIHRWTAAFTKFSFRKYLLFASFIPDYLFDPTFREWMRRFKIQANLHVFTRHIFDHYRIVFEKVKD, from the coding sequence ATGGCAGACCAAAAACACTTAGATGCGCACTATACACGGATGGATAAAATATTCCGTTTAAGCTTAGGCGACAAAGGCGCTTACAGCTGCGCCCGGTTTGATGGAGATTTTTCCATGACCACGGAAGCAGCGCAACTCAAAAAATACCAGTTCATTATTGATGGATGTAATATCAAAAACGGCTCAAAAGTGTTGGATATGGGATGCGGGTGGGGCAACTTTGTAGATTATTTAGGCGGGATGGGAGTAGATGCGTATGGTGTGGTATTAGCCAAAGGACAGGCGGATGCCTGCATAAAAAACGGTTTGAAAGTTAAACACATGAACTCTAAAGATATTACTCCTGAAACATTCGGAAAGTTTGATGCCATAACTGCAATGGGAAGCCCCGAACATTTATGTTCTGTGGAAGAATATGCAGCAGGCGAGCAGGAAAAAATTTATAAAAAATATTTTAAGCAAGTAGCCAGTTTGCTTCCAGTAGGTGGACGTTTTTATTGCCAATCAATGGTGTTCGGTCCTAATATGGTGAAGTTCGAAGATATCCCCTTTGATAAAACCGATTTAAGCAAAAAAGAATTTACAAACGAAGAATACATGGATATCATCTGCCGTGTGTTTCCCGGCTCATGGCTTCCCTATGGAAAAGAAGGATTGATTAACCCCGCCACCGAAGAACATTTCAAATTAATATCGGTTGACAGCGGCAGGTTCGATTACATCGAAACCATTCACCGGTGGACAGCCGCATTTACTAAATTCAGTTTCCGCAAGTATTTGCTTTTCGCATCTTTCATCCCCGATTATTTATTTGACCCCACTTTCAGAGAATGGATGCGCAGGTTTAAAATACAAGCCAACCTGCATGTGTTCACCCGGCACATCTTTGATCATTACAGGATTGTATTTGAAAAGGTGAAAGATTAA
- a CDS encoding RNA methyltransferase, which yields MNQELIKYLSSFITESRMQKFDALIQHRTRHLTVVLEDIYQPHNAAAVLRSCDCFGIQDVHVIENQNKFEANPDVELGSAKWITLIKHNAKKNNTEDCIAFLKKNGYKIVVTSPHKNDCSIEELDITNKTALFFGTEMRGATPVAFEKADGFVKIPMVGFTESLNISVSAAVTLYTLASRLKKTSVNWKLSPEEEQEILLQWLKNSVPKSEILEKDFIRNSSKAS from the coding sequence ATGAATCAAGAACTAATAAAATATCTCTCCTCCTTCATCACGGAGAGCCGCATGCAAAAGTTTGATGCGCTTATTCAGCACCGCACTCGCCATCTTACTGTTGTACTTGAAGACATCTACCAGCCTCACAATGCTGCTGCTGTGCTCCGTTCATGCGATTGTTTCGGCATTCAGGATGTACACGTAATTGAAAATCAAAACAAGTTTGAAGCAAACCCCGATGTGGAATTGGGTTCAGCAAAATGGATTACGCTTATCAAACACAACGCAAAAAAAAATAATACAGAAGATTGTATTGCTTTTTTGAAAAAGAACGGATATAAAATCGTTGTCACTTCTCCTCATAAAAACGATTGCTCCATAGAAGAACTCGACATCACAAATAAAACTGCTCTTTTCTTTGGCACAGAAATGCGGGGTGCAACTCCTGTTGCCTTTGAAAAAGCAGATGGGTTTGTAAAAATTCCTATGGTGGGATTTACCGAGAGCTTAAACATTTCTGTTTCGGCTGCTGTTACGCTTTATACGCTTGCTTCACGCCTGAAAAAAACTTCTGTGAACTGGAAGTTATCACCTGAAGAAGAACAGGAAATTCTCCTCCAGTGGCTAAAAAATTCTGTTCCGAAATCTGAAATTTTAGAAAAGGATTTTATCCGAAATTCTTCCAAAGCCTCGTAG
- a CDS encoding helix-turn-helix transcriptional regulator, whose protein sequence is MPKSSHIYIDADLLKLIARIKWIRRQLGYSQEKLAYEMNRDKSSIQRLERGVVNPGFLYVRDIAKALGVPLRILMDIN, encoded by the coding sequence ATGCCAAAAAGTTCTCACATATATATAGATGCCGATTTGCTGAAACTTATAGCAAGGATTAAATGGATTAGAAGGCAATTGGGTTACAGCCAGGAGAAACTTGCCTATGAAATGAATAGAGACAAGTCGAGCATACAGCGGTTAGAACGCGGGGTAGTAAATCCTGGTTTTTTGTATGTGCGTGATATTGCAAAAGCATTGGGTGTTCCGCTCAGAATATTAATGGATATAAATTAA
- a CDS encoding class I SAM-dependent rRNA methyltransferase produces MGFLKITLSSGKDQSLRRFHPWVFSGAIKKVKDKVEVKDGDIVEVFDNKDEFLGIGHYQDSSIAVRIFSFEKINPDSDFWKSKIKNAYDFRKKIGLAENPATNCYRLVFAEGDGLPGLIIDYYNGTCVMQCHSIGMHLAKNEIVEALKEIYGEKLLAVYDKSAETLPKKYAEGVKNEYLFGKGTDEQHLIFENGLSFWSDWKGGQKTGFFLDQRENRQMLARYSQEKNILNAFCYTGAFSVYALNAGANEVHSVDSSKRAIELAEKNVKMNSFSGKHKSFAADVCDFLKNKKDVYDVMVLDPPAFAKHFNVRHNALMGYKRLNIEALKQIKAGGILFTFSCSQVIDRPLFEKTILSAAIIAGRNVRVLHHLSQAPDHAVNIFHPEGEYLKGLVLFVE; encoded by the coding sequence ATGGGATTCCTCAAAATCACGCTCTCTTCAGGAAAAGACCAATCGCTTCGCAGGTTTCACCCATGGGTTTTTTCAGGTGCGATAAAAAAGGTGAAGGATAAGGTTGAGGTTAAGGATGGAGACATTGTTGAAGTGTTCGACAATAAAGACGAATTCCTCGGCATAGGGCATTATCAGGATTCAAGTATTGCTGTGCGAATTTTTTCTTTTGAAAAGATAAATCCTGATTCTGATTTTTGGAAATCAAAAATTAAAAACGCTTACGACTTTCGAAAAAAAATAGGGCTTGCAGAAAATCCTGCCACTAATTGCTATCGGCTTGTTTTCGCAGAAGGGGACGGTTTGCCCGGACTCATCATTGATTATTACAACGGAACCTGTGTAATGCAATGCCATTCTATCGGGATGCATCTTGCAAAAAATGAAATCGTGGAAGCGCTGAAAGAAATTTATGGAGAAAAGCTATTAGCTGTTTACGATAAAAGTGCGGAAACCCTTCCTAAAAAATATGCCGAAGGCGTAAAGAACGAATATCTTTTTGGAAAAGGGACCGATGAACAACATTTGATTTTTGAAAACGGATTATCCTTCTGGTCAGATTGGAAAGGCGGTCAGAAAACAGGGTTCTTTCTTGACCAGCGTGAGAACCGCCAGATGCTTGCGCGCTACTCCCAAGAAAAAAATATTCTCAATGCTTTTTGCTATACGGGAGCATTTTCGGTTTATGCTTTGAATGCAGGAGCAAACGAAGTTCATTCTGTGGATAGTTCAAAGCGAGCCATTGAACTCGCTGAAAAAAATGTGAAGATGAATTCCTTTTCCGGCAAACATAAATCCTTTGCTGCGGATGTTTGTGATTTTCTGAAAAACAAAAAAGATGTGTATGATGTGATGGTGCTTGATCCTCCCGCATTTGCCAAGCATTTTAATGTTCGCCACAATGCGTTGATGGGATATAAACGATTGAACATTGAAGCGCTGAAACAGATTAAGGCAGGAGGAATTCTTTTCACTTTTTCCTGCTCGCAGGTGATTGACCGCCCGCTTTTTGAAAAAACAATTTTATCCGCAGCGATAATAGCCGGAAGAAACGTTCGCGTGCTTCATCATCTTTCTCAAGCCCCCGACCATGCTGTAAACATTTTCCATCCTGAAGGAGAATACTTAAAAGGGCTTGTGCTTTTTGTCGAATGA
- a CDS encoding GIY-YIG nuclease family protein — translation MKNYYVYILKCSDDSYYTGVTNNLERRFIEHEEGIDSECYTFSRRPLEIVFYQMYNDIHQAIAIEKKIKKWSRKKKEAIIQDKWDDLKELSICKNETSHLNSKKVKALRLRSA, via the coding sequence ATGAAAAATTATTATGTGTACATACTCAAATGCTCTGATGATTCATATTATACTGGCGTTACAAATAATCTGGAAAGGCGTTTCATAGAACACGAAGAAGGAATTGATTCAGAATGTTATACTTTTTCAAGACGACCTTTAGAGATAGTCTTTTATCAAATGTATAATGACATACATCAGGCAATTGCCATAGAAAAGAAGATTAAAAAATGGTCAAGAAAAAAGAAAGAGGCTATCATTCAAGATAAGTGGGATGACCTCAAGGAACTTTCGATTTGTAAAAATGAAACAAGCCATTTGAATTCTAAAAAAGTGAAAGCGCTTCGACTCCGCTCAGCGTGA
- a CDS encoding agmatinase family protein, whose translation MSKESKFKNFDPNSPATGDGNIFGLPFTTDEAELILIPVPWDVTVSYAEGTSCGPQAIFEASAQVDLFDPLVKDSWKIGVAMEEISKEIFKKNTALRKISSKYISNVEKGISTDTPAMKSICTVVNKGCTELKSWVKKSAEKHLKKNKLVGLVGGDHSTPLGLMEALAEKHSGFGILQIDAHCDLRKAYEGFKYSHASIMYNALRIPQIKKLVQVGIRDWCEEENNYINSSNGKVKTFFDFQLKEQLYRSRSWVSICSDIIQELPKHVYISFDIDGLDPKLCPNSGTPVPGGLEFEQAVFLFEMLARSGKKIIGFDLNEVAPGNNEWNGNVGARMLFRMCNLAAASNGLATFNQ comes from the coding sequence ATGAGCAAAGAATCTAAATTTAAAAACTTCGACCCGAATAGTCCCGCAACAGGCGATGGAAATATTTTCGGACTTCCATTCACAACCGATGAAGCGGAACTCATTCTCATTCCCGTGCCTTGGGATGTAACTGTTTCGTATGCTGAAGGAACATCATGCGGTCCGCAGGCGATTTTTGAGGCTTCGGCTCAGGTGGATTTGTTTGACCCGCTGGTGAAAGATTCCTGGAAGATTGGTGTGGCAATGGAAGAAATTTCAAAAGAGATTTTCAAAAAGAATACTGCGCTGAGAAAAATTTCTTCCAAATATATCAGCAACGTTGAAAAAGGTATTTCAACGGATACTCCTGCTATGAAAAGTATCTGTACTGTGGTAAATAAAGGTTGTACAGAATTAAAGTCATGGGTAAAAAAATCTGCGGAAAAACATCTGAAGAAAAATAAATTAGTCGGACTGGTTGGTGGAGACCACAGTACTCCGCTTGGATTAATGGAAGCGCTGGCTGAAAAACATTCTGGGTTTGGTATTTTACAAATAGATGCGCACTGTGATTTGAGAAAAGCATATGAAGGATTTAAGTATTCCCATGCTTCCATTATGTATAATGCATTAAGAATTCCTCAGATAAAAAAACTCGTTCAGGTTGGAATCCGCGACTGGTGCGAAGAGGAAAATAATTATATCAATTCTTCGAATGGAAAAGTGAAAACATTTTTTGATTTTCAGCTGAAAGAGCAATTGTATCGCAGCAGAAGTTGGGTTTCCATCTGCTCTGATATTATACAGGAACTGCCTAAACACGTTTATATAAGTTTTGATATTGACGGGCTTGATCCTAAACTTTGCCCGAACAGCGGAACACCTGTTCCCGGAGGTTTGGAATTCGAGCAGGCAGTTTTCTTGTTTGAAATGCTTGCCCGCTCCGGAAAGAAAATCATTGGTTTTGACCTGAACGAAGTAGCTCCGGGAAATAATGAATGGAATGGAAACGTAGGTGCAAGAATGCTTTTCAGGATGTGCAATCTTGCAGCCGCATCAAACGGTTTAGCAACATTTAATCAATAA
- a CDS encoding DNA-3-methyladenine glycosylase: MKLPREFYTRQNTVLIAKELLGKVLYTRFDEKISAGIITETEAYAGETDRASHAYGGRRTNRTETMYSVGGTAYVYLCYGMHHLFNVVTNEKNIPHAVLIRGIKPLEGIEIILIRRGKKKNYVHICSGPGTVSQGLGINTTHTGINLLGNKIWIEDKGVIVSKRQITKSPRIGVDYAGADALLPYRFLVNS, from the coding sequence ATGAAACTCCCGCGCGAATTCTATACGAGACAAAATACTGTTCTCATAGCAAAAGAGCTTCTTGGTAAAGTTTTGTATACCAGGTTTGATGAAAAAATTTCTGCTGGTATTATCACTGAAACGGAAGCTTATGCAGGAGAAACAGACCGTGCTTCTCATGCATATGGCGGCAGAAGAACTAATCGGACAGAAACAATGTATTCTGTTGGCGGAACTGCCTATGTGTATCTCTGTTATGGGATGCATCACTTATTTAATGTGGTTACTAATGAAAAAAATATTCCACATGCTGTACTGATCAGAGGAATTAAACCACTTGAGGGAATCGAAATAATTTTAATAAGGAGAGGAAAGAAAAAAAACTATGTTCATATCTGTTCAGGACCAGGAACTGTTTCACAGGGGTTAGGAATCAATACAACTCACACAGGAATAAATCTGCTCGGAAATAAAATATGGATTGAAGATAAAGGAGTAATTGTTTCCAAAAGGCAGATAACAAAAAGCCCCCGCATAGGTGTTGACTATGCAGGGGCTGATGCTTTGTTGCCCTATAGATTTTTAGTTAATAGTTAG